The Triticum aestivum cultivar Chinese Spring chromosome 7B, IWGSC CS RefSeq v2.1, whole genome shotgun sequence genome window below encodes:
- the LOC123161580 gene encoding uncharacterized protein: protein MARAERSAHKPTLRPRPGTATVSGTLKYPALAPNGFSLPFPPPRRSPKKPRTHRPHLRLAPPPLSPPRSARRLCSPAVQRRRRPMDRFHDGQHVRLRSRVIGKYLHADDDVQGVSLRARRASMNQAWTVHIYNGNGVYLLLYSATYGRYLATTATRAPRGHRGFRAGQRDYDQTEVQAIMWRAVRSGFGDDVLLRDAGGRYLRANGKYRPWNTGVTVVASDNVSAMMYWTVEPIPARDGTPGLPGPIQSPPPTIFWREPVMWRQIRYMVSEPDGPVYTQYCWSTFQFRGRSVFHLRNELARHTRFVLEGRRPFDLVMCVQAGRHGRLTPLFVDLPRGDLLRTFWIVVFLSGTPAYNALRHPNVDAE, encoded by the exons ATGGCCCGGGCCGAGAGGTCGGCCCACAAGCCCACCTTGCGCCCAAGGCCCGGTACTGCGACGGTTTCAGGTACCTTGAAATACCCCGCCTTGGCGCCCAACGGCTTTTCCCTCCCctttcctcctcctcgccggagccccaAGAAACCAAGAACCCACCGTCCCCACCTCCGTCTCGCCCCCCCACCTCTCTCTCCACCGCGTAGCGCCCGCCGCCTATGCTCTCCGGCGGTCCAGCGCCGGCGGCGACCGATGGATCGGTTCCACGACGGCCAGCACGTGCGGCTGCGGAGCCGCGTGATCGGCAAGTACCTCCACGCTGACGACGACGTCCAGGGCGTCTCCCTCCGCGCGCGCCGCGCCTCGATGAACCAGGCGTGGACGGTGCACATCTACAACGGCAACGGCGTGTACCTGCTCCTCTACAGCGCCACCTACGGCCGCTACCTCGCCACCACGGCCACGCGGGCGCCGCGCGGCCACCGCGGCTTCCGCGCCGGGCAGCGCGACTACGACCAGACGGAGGTGCAGGCCATCATGTGGCGGGCCGTCAGGTCAGGCTTCGGGGACGACGTCCTCCTCCGCGACGCCGGCGGCCGCTACCTCCGCGCCAACGGCAAGTACCGCCCCTGGAACACCGGCGTCACCGTCGTAGCCAGCGACAACGTCAGCGCCATGATGTACTGGACCGTCGAGCCCATCCCCGCCAGAGACGGCACGCCTGGCCTTCCAGGCCCGATTCAG AGCCCCCCTCCGACGATTTTCTGGCGCGAGCCGGTGATGTGGCGGCAGATCCGGTACATGGTGTCGGAGCCTGACGGCCCCGTCTACACCCAGTACTGCTGGTCCACGTTCCAGTTCAGGGGGAGGTCCGTGTTCCACCTGAGGAACGAGCTGGCCAGGCACACCCGCTTCGTCCTGGAAGGCCGTCGACCCTTCGACCTCGTAATGTGCGTCCAAGCCGGCCGCCACGGGCGTCTGACCCCGCTCTTCGTCGACCTGCCCCGCGGCGACCTCTTACGGACCTTCTGGATTGTCGTGTTCCTCTCCGGGACCCCAG CCTACAATGCGCTGCGACACCCGAATGTTGACGCAGAGTAG